One Phenylobacterium hankyongense DNA segment encodes these proteins:
- a CDS encoding COG3650 family protein, which translates to MRRLIALSALVLCACQPHGPGGKPAASPDDPLKAAPPPMTAAQIGGDIDARGTEPFWSLKIRGTQMTLSRAGAPDLVATVAAPVLGDAQAAWSGQSADGQTIKATVYVSDCTDGMGDRTYPLAAQVELTQLTQLSGCAARPASAPKGVAAR; encoded by the coding sequence ATGCGCCGATTGATCGCCCTATCCGCCCTGGTCCTCTGCGCCTGCCAGCCCCACGGCCCGGGGGGCAAGCCGGCGGCGTCGCCGGACGACCCGCTCAAGGCCGCCCCGCCGCCGATGACCGCGGCCCAGATCGGCGGCGACATCGACGCGCGTGGGACCGAGCCGTTCTGGAGCCTGAAGATCCGGGGGACGCAGATGACCCTGTCGCGGGCCGGCGCGCCGGACCTGGTCGCCACCGTCGCCGCCCCGGTGCTGGGCGACGCGCAAGCCGCCTGGTCCGGCCAGTCCGCCGACGGCCAGACGATCAAGGCGACGGTCTACGTCAGCGATTGTACGGATGGGATGGGCGACCGGACCTATCCGCTGGCGGCCCAGGTGGAACTCACGCAGCTCACGCAGCTGAGCGGATGCGCCGCCAGGCCCGCGAGCGCGCCGAAGGGCGTCGCCGCCCGCTAG